The DNA window CTGCAAGGTTAGAGGCAGCAGCAGGTGGATTGGTGGTTTCAGGATGATTGTTGTGGCTGAGTTGCTGACTTAGGAGGGATATCAATTGCTGGCATTGGTTAGAAAGATCAGCATTGACAGTAAGCCCATCCGAGTCTTGTTTGGCATTGCTGGAAGAAGCATGATTAGCCTTGGCTTTGCCTTTTTCGGGTTTCTTTTTGTCTCCGTATCCAGGAGGAAATCCGTGTAGGAAGTAACACTTGTCGACTAAGTGGCCTGGTTTGCCACAATTAGAACACGAAGGCCTTGGTTTCTTGGCTCGTGAGGGATTAGCAGAACTGGCAGCAGCAACCACGGGAACCAAGCTAGTAGAACCAAGAGACCTTTGACGTTCTTCTTGAACGATCATGGCGAAAACCCGAGACAGGTTGGGAATGGGTTCATTGAGCAAGATTTGAGCTCGAACCGAGGCATAGGATTCGTTTAAACCAGTCAAGAATTGGAGCACTTGATTTTGGTTATAATAATCCAAGAATATTTTCATTGCACCACAAGTGCAGCTTGTGATGGGTTGGAATTCTTTTAGTTCATCCCATAAAGACTTCAATTTAGTGAAGTATGAAGAGACAGAGCTATCGCCCTGTTGGAGATGAGTCAATTGAGTTTGTAATTGGAAGACCCGAGGGCCATTACCTTCGTTAAAGCGTTCAGCTAAGTCGTTCCACATATCGGTAGCCAAGTCAAAATATAATATGCTTTGAGCAATCTCAGGAGACACAGAGTTAACTAACCAAGACATGACCATATTGTTACATCTTAACCAAGAATTGAGATAGATGTTACCAGGTTCCGGGCGAGGAAGGGAGCCATTGATGAATGCAATTTTGTTCTTGGCATTGAGCGCCATGGTGATGCCTCGCTTCCATGGCTGGTAATTGGTGCCGTTGAGGACGGTGGAGACAAGCACAAGACCGGGATGATCACCGATGCTGAGGAAGAAAGGGCTGGAATGATCGTCAGCCACGGATCGAGAGGTGAGTGCTTGGTGCGAGTTGTCATCAACAATGGCGGGAGGATCTTGAGAAAGGGGATCTGTGTTCTGAGTTGAAACCCTAATTTGTGGATTACGGGGAGGAATCGCTGAAGGATTGGGGGCTGGAGTGGGATCGGAATTGATCTCTGCAGCTGTATTGTCGATCGATGATGGAGGATCACCATTCTGCGATCGAGTTGAAGGGCGCGCCATTGAAGCTGTGGGCGGAATTACTTCTGATACCATATGAGAAAAGAGAGAACAAAGCAAAAGCAGAGAAAAACTTTTATTAATGCTCGATTAAAATTTACAAGGAGAAGGATTGAGCTTTATATAGCTCAGATACAACAGGTCATAAACAGTTGGCAAATAACCGACTGTAACAGAAAATAAGCTACTTGAATCAAGACTCTAACAACCAAAGAAATATCCTAACTAACTAATTCAACTTGGtctaaaaatatgataaaaccAATTGATAATGGGAGAAGTAACTTATTAATCTTAAATAtggtattttatttatagatgTTAACAATGTGGGATTAACTCTAATAACAGCCCAATGTTGTGATCAAAACGTCGAGACAAAGCGCCACACCTCATGCACAGGCTTACGACAGTAAGTGGAGGAGGACTGGACCTGCATGTAGTCAATGAAGGCTTGGTGGGAAGCTGCCATGGCAAGCCAacaaagagagaaagaagaCAAAAAAAACCAGCTTCACAGGAGAAAATCTTTTCATTTTAATGGATCCTTTCAATTTAGTATGTGGAGTAGAGTTTGAAACAAAGATAACAATATACTAATATATAATCGAGTGAAAACGAGTACATTTGAATAACTATGAACTCATTTTTTATGCTAAATTTATTAGAATTTGGAATAAGATGAATAGAATtctatctcaaaattaattgacaatgggaggaGTAGTCCATTTCTCTTATATATGAcaatttattttcacacattagTAATGTGAGACTAACTCTAAACGAACGACCTTTAGGAGACCACAGGGCCGAACGTGACATTTAAAAGAACCCCACAAGGCTAAATATTGGAAAATCTGTGGGTGTACACGTCGGAAAATTTGTGGATTTTGAAACAAGTCAAAGACCCAACACTAGAAACTGGCACACATTGGCCGAAAAGTCTCAAATGGAGGTTAAAGGAGAGACAGCGAAAGTATCTGTTTGGATCGGCAGCACTTTAgctcacaacggatcacaaATGACTTTTTTAGACCGGTGGCACTTTGGGCTCACAATGGATCACAAGTGGCTCTAATATCATATTAGAATTTAAGAATAAGATGAatagggttccatctcaaaatcaatttgcaATGAGATGAGTAGCTCATTCCTCTTATATAtgacaatttattttcatacatTAACAATGTGAAACTGACTCTAATAAAATCAATGATCCTTCTGTGACAAAACAATTAtctactataatttttttttatgtataagtgtttcatacatatattttaGATTCAACAACCAATATAATTTAATAGATATTAAAACATAACATTCtataatcataattaaatatttaatatttagcatttaattattataactgaatcaatttatacacatatataaattacGAATTACATTTGTTTATAGTGTTAGAATTTATTATGAAGACAaacattttctattttctttatatggaaaaattataaagtaaattatttttatataaccaCTTATATCATAGTTATACTATCTTATTTTTGAAAAGTTTGAATAAAGTATATTgtgaaataaaattcaaacaatctatttatttctttatacacgttaaactaatatttaaactttattctTATTATTGTAAACATTATATTAAGAAGAAAATTAGGATATAATCATATAAATTTCTAGAAGTTGGAATAAAGATATTTTCTTTCCTTAGTTATTGTCAAAAAAGTAGAAACATAGAACCCAATGGTGGTAGTTTCTTAGAAACTATTAGGAAATATTAAAAGTATTTGCAACCCATCCCCATAATAATGAGTGCATAGATTTCAAAGCTCCACAAATCTGGTAAGTATAAGAAACTCTAATATGCTTTGCTTGTACCAAAAAAGCAGAGGAATGCATCTTGGTCAACCTTGTAGTCAACTGATACAACTACAACAACAACAGCCCATAAAACAAGGGAAGAGGAATAAGAGATTGGTTACAAAACTAAACTATCTTGTTACCAAGTTTGAATCTTCCACTTTCATTAGTTCCCAAAAGTTACCATAAGTAAAGTAACTAAAAAGAACTTTGGTGGTTATGGACTCCCTCATAGGTTGTTATAACATACATAGGATCTTCTCTGTCTCTTTCCACTCTCTTCTTTACAGGACACCCATCAACTGAACACCTGTAATAGTTTCTGCATTTACATAACATCTTATATTAAATTTGGTCCAAATCATCTACATGTATATAGATAATTGATtgaatttatacatatatatataatttttctcAAACGGGAAGCAATCCAAAGCtgtgtgtatgtatgtgtgaaacatagagcattgttattgggcaGCCCAGCACCTTTCATAGGTGGCGCTCCATAATTATTTAACGATATTATCTAAAAGccattttcttaagttatatgaaacCATATACctaattacaccaataacaatataataCTAAAGAGGGTGCTAGACACTAATGGtgtattttagtaatttaacACATATGTATGCAAGGGCGGACCCACATAGAAGCGAGGTGGGCAGTtgcccttgaaaaaaaaaatgtatgtgcATTTTAGTTGGTTACGACATATATTTGTagtaaaatatgatatttatagACCTAATACTAATTTGGTGTAATGATTAAGTTAAATTGCATATATAATAAAGGTGATTGGttcaatatgtatataaatataatggtaGCGAGGTAGAAGAAATGATTTGTATAAAATAGCAATCTTTATGCACAAATTAGTACTAATGCAGCATAGTTTTGATTGATTCTTTATTATGAAAACCTTGGATTTGGGCTGTTCTTGACCATCTTCTTCCCATACTTTCTCCATTTGAACCCATCATCTAATATTTCAATTTCTGATTTTATCTTAAAAGCAACTCTTTCTCTAACTTCCCTTCTTTCCTGTCCACTTTGCACATTCTCTCCTGATACACAATAACAAAACCCAATTACCACACAAATCAAACTCAATACAAAAACATGACATTTATGAATGATTCTACGTAGAGTGTTTGCTAGCTTTACCAGTGTTGTGTCCACCAAGGTGGCTGCTACTTCCACCGATTTCGTCGGTGGCATAAGTAACAGGATTATTCAACGTAGGCTGAGATTGAGACTGAGACTGAGATATCGCGGGGTGGTCATGATGAAATTCATCAGGCCACTCATCAAACATCAAAAACTCGGAAAATTGATCGAAATTAGAGTCATCAACATTGTCATCATTCTCAGGAGAGTGATCCATATGTGATTTAATAAACTTAGTGTTGGTACTAGCACTACTAGTACAAGTGAACTTGGTTAGCTCTTGTCTTGTATAGATATATAATGTTACTAATGTTTGTTCCATGAAGGTGGGTTCATAGAGAGCTTCCTATGTAAGAATAAGGAAACTTCAAATATAATTTCTTAGTAAGTATATGAAGTGCCACTTACCCCCAAAAAATAAAGATCGACAAAGATGGGAGTGGCCGAGTGGGGTCATGTGAGAAAGACTTTGTTTTAAAACAAAAGACCTAATGATGTTATGTGATATGTGACTCAATTTAAACACTAATCATCTCTTTTGGGTCCGTGCTTAGACCAACCCCTTCGTAACGGAGAAGAATACAAGTCAAAAGTGATGCTgactattttcttttttctttgttggCTAACATTTGTACACATATTTATAGGTCTAAATCCTCTTACATGACCCAATTTTATGACCCAATTTTATGTAATTAAGTATTAgatgtatattttaattaatggggtttttttatttttatgttttaaaatatattttttttttttgcatttttatgaaattttacaCAAAAATTTCTATAGCAATTAACAaagcaacttaaattgcaaccgAAATTCGTATAGCAACCCACTTAAATGAAACCAATAGAACAACTcaacaagtaaatttttttaaaaaaaaataaaaaatactatataaaataatttcccTTAATTGTATTATAATTCGGCCTATCCGATTAATTTAGGTGGTCATAGATAATCTAGTCTagtaatattatactttgtctCACAAAGAGAAGTCCTACTTTCGAATCTCTACTCCACTGGTTTCAAATTTCAACTGGTTCAATAATTAGatttttgtataaaaaaatctaataattaaacaaatagTTCTCAAccaatctttttttctttcatattttatataaaatgaaaCCACTTATGCTAAACTTTTATACCACTTATGTTT is part of the Cannabis sativa cultivar Pink pepper isolate KNU-18-1 chromosome 5, ASM2916894v1, whole genome shotgun sequence genome and encodes:
- the LOC115716908 gene encoding probable WRKY transcription factor 50, with product MEQTLVTLYIYTRQELTKFTCTSSASTNTKFIKSHMDHSPENDDNVDDSNFDQFSEFLMFDEWPDEFHHDHPAISQSQSQSQPTLNNPVTYATDEIGGSSSHLGGHNTGENVQSGQERREVRERVAFKIKSEIEILDDGFKWRKYGKKMVKNSPNPRNYYRCSVDGCPVKKRVERDREDPMYVITTYEGVHNHQSSF